In a single window of the Hirundo rustica isolate bHirRus1 chromosome 7, bHirRus1.pri.v3, whole genome shotgun sequence genome:
- the CTLA4 gene encoding cytotoxic T-lymphocyte protein 4, producing the protein MLSILVTVGFLCTTTAIAEVMEVTQPAMVLANRQGVASLVCKYKNIGNAKEIRVTLLKQTGDGFTEICASSYTTEFKTFSVEEVIECHVTPGQNNVTLTLAGLQADDTGLYICKMERMYPPPYFMNKGNGTHLYVIDPEPCPDTAIYLWVLGATASGFFLYSIIISAILVGKAIKRRRCLTTGVYVKMPSEKLEKKVIPFHITVNCNKEKEKPLPSWDGKCPN; encoded by the exons TGCACAACCACTGCCATTGCTGAAG TAATGGAAGTGACTCAGCCAGCAATGGTGCTGGCCAACAGGCAAGGAGTCGCCAGCTTGGTGTGTAAATACAAGAACATCGGGAATGCAAAGGAAATTCGAGTGACTTTGCTTAAACAGACTGGCGACGGGTTCACAGAAATCTGTGCTTCATCATACACCACGGAGTTCAAAACATTCTCTGTGGAAGAGGTCATTGAGTGTCATGTTACCCCTGGCCAAAACAATGTGACCCTTACCCTGGCTGGCCTGCAAGCAGATGACACCGGGCTTTACATTTGCAAGATGGAGCGGATGTACCCCCCACCCTATTTTATGAACAAGGGAAATGGGACACATCTTTATGTCATTG ATCCAGAACCTTGTCCAGACACTGCCATATATCTCTGGGTATTAGGAGCTACTGcctcaggattttttctttacagtatCATCATCTCAGCCATTCTTGTGGGCAAAGCG ATAAAGAGAAGACGATGTCTCACTACTGGAGTCTATGTGAAAATGCCTTCTGAAAAGCTAGAGAAAAAAGTGATTCCATTCCACATCACTGTTAACTGtaacaaggaaaaagagaaaccaCTTCCTAGCTGGGATGGAAAGTGTCCTAATTAA